In Arcanobacterium wilhelmae, the following are encoded in one genomic region:
- a CDS encoding LCP family protein, which produces MNSLSERAATHRSTNGRAIPWARSLALALLALVLFVGSAFGAIYYNLVSSIQTHDLDSLVSSANRPVAENADKKNRALNILILGSDSREGYTTHTDVTGMRADTTMLMHISKDRKRVDVVSIPRDMLVPIPSCNLPDGSKSTAKELAMFNSAFAVGGTTGDVGAAAACAVSTVEQMTGIYIDDYAVVNFNGFQDIVNSLGGVDICVAEPIDDKAAHLKLPAGCQTLGGEDALALARARKSIGDGSDIGRIDRQQQVVTSIINKALKQNSVSDLPTLYRTVQSVIKNLDVSKGLGDISFLASLASNLTGLKSDSLNFYTMPWDWAGARVVPSPTAPQVWEALKADQPVPPDALTKAAKNNAISSANGGLGEVAGSGFAILKEKK; this is translated from the coding sequence GTGAACAGTCTTTCCGAACGTGCAGCTACACATCGTTCCACGAATGGTCGAGCGATCCCGTGGGCACGAAGCCTCGCCCTCGCACTTTTGGCGCTGGTGTTGTTCGTCGGATCCGCCTTCGGCGCGATCTACTACAACCTCGTCTCCTCGATCCAAACACACGATCTCGATTCGTTGGTCAGTAGCGCAAACCGTCCCGTGGCGGAAAACGCAGATAAGAAAAACCGCGCGCTGAATATCCTGATTCTGGGTTCGGATTCACGCGAGGGCTACACCACACACACCGACGTCACCGGAATGCGCGCGGATACAACGATGCTCATGCACATTTCGAAAGACCGCAAGCGCGTGGACGTCGTCTCGATTCCGCGCGATATGCTCGTTCCTATCCCCTCCTGCAATCTTCCCGACGGCTCGAAGAGCACCGCGAAGGAACTGGCAATGTTCAACTCCGCCTTCGCCGTCGGAGGCACCACCGGCGACGTCGGAGCTGCCGCAGCCTGCGCCGTGTCGACTGTGGAACAGATGACGGGAATCTACATTGACGATTACGCCGTGGTGAACTTCAACGGATTCCAAGACATCGTCAACTCACTCGGCGGCGTCGATATTTGCGTGGCTGAACCGATCGACGATAAGGCTGCTCATCTCAAGCTTCCCGCCGGTTGCCAAACTCTCGGCGGCGAAGATGCCCTCGCTCTGGCTCGCGCCCGAAAGTCGATCGGCGACGGCTCAGATATTGGCCGTATCGATCGCCAACAGCAGGTGGTCACCTCGATCATCAATAAGGCGCTCAAGCAAAACTCTGTCTCGGATCTGCCCACCCTCTACCGCACCGTGCAGTCGGTCATCAAGAACCTCGACGTATCAAAGGGCCTGGGCGATATTTCGTTCCTCGCCTCACTCGCCTCGAATCTCACTGGGCTCAAGAGCGATTCGCTCAACTTCTACACGATGCCGTGGGATTGGGCCGGTGCTCGCGTAGTTCCGTCCCCCACCGCCCCACAGGTATGGGAAGCGCTCAAGGCCGATCAGCCCGTTCCGCCGGACGCGCTCACCAAGGCCGCGAAGAACAACGCTATCTCGTCTGCCAATGGCGGCCTCGGAGAGGTTGCCGGTAGCGGCTTCGCGATCCTTAAGGAGAAGAAGTAG